Proteins from a genomic interval of Chanos chanos chromosome 3, fChaCha1.1, whole genome shotgun sequence:
- the jph2 gene encoding junctophilin-2: protein MSGGRFEFDDGGAYCGGWEGGKAHGHGICTGPKGQGEFSGSWNYGFEVVGIYTWPSGNTYEGYWSQGKRHGLGVETKGHWVYKGEWTHGFKGRYGTRISLGSGAKYEGTWNNGLQDGYGTETYADGGTFQGQFTGGMRHGYGVRQSVPYGMAAVVRSPLRNSLTSLRSEHSNGTLLQQDVPVITTTNAAGQETVVTPSTPIGPARGGFALTLQVDPEAVKPKKKGLFRRGSLLGKLKKSDSRTSLSSQKSKISFLRSESALSSTASDANSTISLGESEGEGEGQEFPPVEADIDATTTEVYMGEWKNDKRSGYGISERSSGLKYEGEWLDNQRHGYGCTTFAEGGKEEGKYMNNMLVKAVKKRMIQLKGTKIKQKVERSVEGAQRAAAIAKQKAEIAASRTAHAKAKAEAAEQAAQASNAESSVARMVARELSPSFYQPGPEYLKKRALQEIVESNENADTVMHEPLLAEESPPTPPESPSAQEMDSLRPNSTPARTPSPTPGITPPESRRSKQSSSKEDSHLLSPGSWNGDKTSRGSGSRGSSRAGSRPTTPSSAPASAAAPAAMEDRPASSNRGPSRTPSRQSTKAEQGSDLEIMPLQKMDLEPKEAEAAPATPVRTSLVSTTDEEEPPRPPSKVSSKAVTPEPKAAEPKHRAESVQERPHSGVESEPVLKAEVKEEKKPANKVEHKLPPKREPSPALRATPKPEHKPVLKPEPKAVAKPAVKPATKAESKSEMRQRLVVKAPSEVLEATEVDEGPNTIMISMVILLNIGLAILFVHILS, encoded by the exons ATGAGCGGAGGTCGCTTTGAGTTTGACGATGGCGGGGCATACTGTGGTGGTTGGGAAGGTGGCAAAGCCCACGGGCATGGAATTTGCACTGGACCGAAAGGACAGGGGGAGTTCTCGGGCTCCTGGAATTACGGATTTGAGGTGGTCGGAATTTACACTTGGCCAAGTGGAAACACATACGAAGGATATTGGTCTCAAGGCAAGCGCCATGGTTTGGGAGTTGAAACTAAGGGACACTGGGTCTACAAAGGAGAGTGGACTCACGGCTTCAAGGGTAGATATGGCACGCGCATTAGCCTCGGCAGCGGGGCGAAGTACGAAGGTACTTGGAATAACGGATTACAAGATGGATATGGAACAGAGACATATGCTGATGGAG GCACTTTCCAGGGGCAGTTCACAGGCGGCATGCGGCATGGTTACGGTGTGCGTCAGAGTGTCCCCTATGGTATGGCGGCAGTTGTGCGTTCCCCTCTGCGTAACTCACTTACCTCCCTGCGCAGCGAGCACAGCAATGGTACTCTGCTGCAACAAGATGTCCCGgtcatcaccaccaccaacgcGGCAGGCCAGGAGACTGTGGTTACCCCTTCCACTCCCATAGGCCCAGCCCGTGGTGGTTTTGCCCTCACCCTGCAGGTGGACCCAGAAGCCGTCAAACCAAAGAAGAAGGGTCTGTTTCGCCGTGGTTCACTGCTGGGGAAGCTGAAGAAGTCTGACTCACGTACCTCGCTTTCCAGCCAGAAGAGCAAGATCAGCTTCTTACGCAGCGAATCTGCCCTCAGCTCCACTGCCAGTGACGCCAACTCCACCATCAGCCTGGGTGAGAGCGAGGGTGAAGGGGAGGGCCAGGAATTCCCTCCGGTGGAGGCTGATATTGATGCCACCACCACCGAGGTCTACATGGGGGAGTGGAAGAACGACAAACGCTCGGGCTACGGCATCAGTGAGCGCTCTAGTGGCTTGAAGTACGAAGGAGAATGGCTTGACAACCAGCGACATGGCTATGGCTGCACCACCTTTGCAGAAGGTGGCAAAGAGGAAGGCAAGTACATGAACAACATGTTAGTGAAGGCAGTGAAGAAGAGGATGATCCAACTGAAAGGcacaaagataaaacagaagGTGGAGCGCAGCGTGGAAGGAGCACAGCGGGCAGCTGCCATCGCCAAACAGAAGGCGGAAATCGCTGCCTCCAG gACAGCTCATGCTAAAGCTAAAGCAGAAGCAGCTGAACAGGCTGCCCAGGCTTCCAACGCTGAATCCAGCGTCGCCAGGATGGTCGCCAGGGAGCTCTCACCTTCCTTCTATCAACCAG GCCCAGAGTACCTTAAGAAACGAGCCCTGCAGGAGATTGTGGAAAGCAATGAGAATGCAGACACGGTGATGCATGAGCCACTTTTAGCTGAGGAGTCTCCACCAACACCTCCAGAGAGCCCTTCTGCACAAGAAATGGACAGCCTGAGACCGAATTCTACTCCGGCCCGCACCCCGTCCCCAACCCCTGGCATCACCCCTCCAGAGTCCCGACGCTCCAAACAGAGCTCCAGCAAAGAAGACTCCCATCTCCTGAGCCCCGGGAGCTGGAATGGAGACAAAACCAGCCGGGGTAGTGGTAGCAGGGGCAGCAGCCGGGCAGGTAGCCGACCAACCACTCCATCCTCTGCACCTGCTTCAGCTGCTGCCCCTGCTGCCATGGAGGACCGGCCTGCTTCCAGCAACCGAGGCCCATCGCGCACCCCGAGCCGCCAGAGCACCAAGGCCGAACAAGGCTCTGACTTGGAGATCATGCCACTGCAGAAGATGGACTTGGAACCCAAGGAGGCTGAAGCAGCCCCAGCCACTCCAGTAAGGACCAGCCTCGTCTCCACCACAGACGAAGAAGAGCCTCCCCGCCCTCCCTCTAAAGTATCTTCCAAAGCAGTCACCCCTGAACCCAAGGCGGCTGAGCCCAAACATAGAGCTGAATCTGTCCAAGAGCGCCCCCACTCTGGTGTGGAGAGCGAACCAGTACTTAAGGCTGAGGTcaaggaagaaaagaaaccagCTAACAAAGTGGAACACAAACTGCCACCAAAACGAGAACCCAGCCCAGCACTAAGAGCTACCCCCAAGCCTGAGCACAAACCAGTGCTTAAACCAGAACCTAAAGCTGTTGCCAAGCCAGCTGTCAAACCAGCAACTAAAGCTGAGTCTAAAAGTGAGATGAGGCAGAGGCTTGTAGTCAAAGCCCCCAGTGAAGTGCTAGAGGCCACAGAGGTGGATGAG GGGCCTAACACAATCATGATTTCCATGGTCATTCTGCTGAACATTGGTCTGGCTATTCTCTTTGTTCACATCCTGTCCTGA